The region GGTCGAGGTCACCAACACGTCCCGCCGCGGCATCAGCCTGGAAGGCTGGACCCTGCGCAACGCCGACGGCGACCGCTACCGCTTGACCTGCACGCCGAAGCTCTTGATGAACTCCCCCGAGCCCCTCACCGTCCGGTAACTCCGGCCGCCCCGCACTCGCCATGTCCCATCACCTCCGCCGCGCCGACCGCAGGTCACGGCCGACAACCCCGACACCAAACCCGCCGCGCCCCTACAGACACGCTCCGTGGTTGCGCGCTTCCTGGTCAGGCTAGGCACGTCCCCGCAAGGCTCGTGCCCATGACGAGCGAAAATGCCCTCTCACGAGGTACGCCGCAGGGACAACCAACGCCCGCACCCGGTGAGTTCGCCATGCGCTTCACCTCGACTCCGCGCGGTGCGCGCCTCGCTCGGCGGCTCGTGTCGCACCGGCTCGCCCAGTGGGGCTACCCGTACGATTCCGGCCCCAACGAGACCACGACCCTGATCGCCAGCGAGCTGGCCGCCAATGCCGTACGCCACGGCCGCGTCCCGGGGCGGGACTTCCACGTACGGCTGACGGCACCCTTGGACGACGCCCCCGGGACGATCCGTATCGAGGTGTCGGACACGCGTACCGAGAAGCGGCCCACGCTCACCGCCGCCGCACCCGACGCCGAAACCGGACGCGGTCTGTATCTCGTCTCGCGGCTCGCCGAGCGCTGGGCGGTCGGACCCCGGTCCGGCGGCGGGCCCGGGAAGACCGTGTGGGCCGAGATCGCGACCGAGCACAAACCCGGGTCAGACCCGGGCCCGCTCCAGCGCCCGCACGGCTAGCCGCCGCGCGATGCCTACCGCGTCGGCGACCACCGACAGCCCGTTCAGCACCGTGGCGCCCTCGTGGAGCAGCAGCAGCTCGTCCGCAAGTTCGTCGGGGGCCGTCACGCCCGCCTCCTCGCACAGTTGCCGCAGATATCCGCGCAGCCATCGTTTCTGGTCGGCGATCACCTGCCGGGCCGGATGCCCGGCGTCCGGCAGTTCGGCCGCCGCGTTCACGAAACCGCAGCCGCGCGGGTTCTCGCGGGCCACCCAAAGCGCGAGCGCGTCGAACGTGGCCAGGGCGCGGTCCGCCGGGGGCGACTTCTCGACCTCGGCGGTGAGCCACGCCCGCCACCGCTCATCGCGCTCCCGCAGATACGCGGCGACCAGGGCCTCCTTGGAGCCGAACCGGTCGTACAGCGTCTTCTTCGTGACGCCGGAGCGCTTGGCGATGAGATCCACGCCGACCGCGTTGATCCCCTGCCCGTAGAACAGCTCGGCGGCGGCGTCGAGGATGCGGCGCGCGGCCGGGGTGAGCACTCCCGTGGGCGCTTCCATGCCGTGATCACCTCCGGGTCGGGGTTGACGTATATACCGATCTGTTTAGTCTAGTGGATGAGGGACTAAACAGATCGGTATACCCGGAGCAGACCCCAACCGGAACGAGGACATCCCATGCCCGTCAGCGCCGCCGTCACCGCCATCGGCCTCGTCGTCATGTGGAGCTCCGGCTTCATCGGAGCCGAGCTCGGCACCCGGGAGGCCCCCGCCGACACCCTGCTGATGTGGCGCTTCCTCGCCGCGGCGGCGATCTTGGGGGGCGCCTGGGCGCTGTTCAGGCGCCGCCGATTGCGCCCACGCGCCCTGGCCGAGCAGGCGGCGATCGGGGCGCTCTCGCAGGGCGGCTATCTCGGCGGGATCGTCTGGGCGGTCGGGCTCGGCGTGCCGTCCGGCACCGCCGCGCTGATCGCCGCGTTGCAGCCGCTCGCGGCCGGCGCGCTGGCCGGGCGGCTGCTCGGGGAGACGGTCAGCCCGCGCCAGTGGGCGGGGCTGACCATCGGGCTCGGCGGGGTCGCGCTGGTCGTCCAGGGCGATCTGTCGGCGGGCCCGACCGCCGCGCCGACCTGGGCGTACGGGCTGCCCTTCGCCGCCATGGCGGCGCTGCTGGCCGCGAGCTTCCTCGAACGCAGGGCGCGGGCGCCGCTCGCCCCCGTGGACGCCATACCGCTCCACTGCCTCGTCAGCGCCGTACTGTTCACCGGGGTCGCCCTCGTCGGGGGCCATGCCGCGCCCCCGACGGGCGGGGGCTTCTGGGCCGCGGTGGCGTGGACGGTGCTGCTCTCCACGGTCGGCGGGTACGGCTTCTACTGGCTGAGCCTGCGCCGCAACGGCGTCACCGGCACCAGCGCGCTGATCTACCTCACGCCCCCGACCACTCTGGTGTGGGCCTACGCGATGTTCGGGGACGCCCCCGGGTGGACCGCCCTCGCGGGCATGGCGGTGTGCGTGATCGGCGTGACGGCCGCCACCGTGCGCCGCCGCCCCGATCGGTCGGCGCGACTCGCGGAGGAGCCGGTCCGCGATCGGGCGGTGCCGCGGGTCCCGGCCGAATGGGCCGAATAGGCCGAACAGGCCGAACAGGCCGAGTAGCGCGCGGCGCGACGCGTCCGGCAGACCTCACGGGCGATCGCGGCAGGGCAGGTCTTGACGGAAGTCAGACGCAGGTCAAGGAACCGTAAAGCGGGGACGTTCGTTACCCCGGGCATGACCGCTATGACACCCGGCTCGAACCTCCCCCTCTCCGTCGCGCGCGTGGCGGTTGACGTCACCGCTCCGGTGCGGCTCGACGTATCGGGCCTGCTGCTCACCGCCAACGGCAAGGTGCGCTCCGACGACGACTTCGTCTTCTACAACCAGCCCGCAGGACCCGGGGTGACCCATCGCGCCGGGGCGGCGGGCGCGGGCGACACCATCACGGTGGACACCGCCGCCGTCCCCGCCGACATCGAGAAGATCGTGGTGACCGCGAGCCTGGACGCCGCGGGAGCGACGTTCGCGGGCACCGAGCCGACCGCCACCGTGCGCGGCGCCGACGACGGCGCGGTGATCGCCTCCTTCACCCCGCCGCAGCTGGGCAACGAGACCGCGCTGGTGATCGTGGAGGTCTACCGGCGCAATGGGGCGTGGAAGGTGCGCGCGGTCGGACAGGGGTATGCCAACGGTCTGGCGGGCATCGCCACCGACTTCGGGGTGTCGGTCGAGGAGCCCGCCGCGCCTGCCGCCCCCGCCGCCCAGGCGCCGGCCCCGCCGAGCGGCCCGCCCGCCGGTTTCCAGCCCCCGCCGCCCATGCCGACCGCCCCGCCGGCCGCCGCACCGGCCGCGCCGCCCGCCGCCGCCCCGGCCCCGGCCACCGGGAAGATCAACCTGGACAAGGGCCGCGTCAGCCTGCAGAAGAACCAGACGGTGTCCCTGGTCAAGGGCGGCCGCCCGTTGCTCAGCTCCGTGAGGATGGGCCTGGGCTGGGAGCCCGCCTTCCGCGGCAAGGACATCGACCTGGACGCGTCCGTGATCGCCTTCGGTGTCGACCGTAAGAAGATCGACGCCTGCTTCTTCGGCAAGCTGGCCATCCTCAACGGCGCCATTCAGCACTCCGGCGACAACCTCACCGGTGAGGGCGGAGGCGACGACGAGTCCATCACCGTCCACCTCGGCGGCCTCCCGCCCGAGGTCACCGCCCTGGTCTTCACGGTCAACTCCTTCTCCGGCCAGAAGTTCACCGATGTGGCCAAGGCGTACTGCCGCCTGCTCGACGCCCAGTCCGGCGAGGAGCTGGTCCGCTTCGACCTCACCCACGCCGAGCCGCGCACGGGCGTGATGATGGCGAAGCTGATCAAGCAGTTCTCGGGCGAGTGGGAGATGACCGCGATGGGTGAGTACGTGGATTCACGCACCGTGCGCGGCATGGCCAAGCCCGCTGGCAAGGCCCTCTGAGGATCGCTCGGAGCGCCGAAAGGCGACCCACTGTTCTATTAGTTCTTGTATTAGAATGGAGACATGAACGAGGAAGCCACTTACGGAGTCGGCGAAGGGCCGGCCTCGAACGTCTCGGTGAGTCTGCACGCGGGCAACATCGCGGCCGTGCGTGCGCGGGTCGGCAAGCGCGGATTCTCCGCCTACGTCGACGCAGCCGTACAACGGCAGATTGAAAGGGACAATCTCGCCGAGCTGACTGCGGCATATGAGGCCGAACACGGGCCGCTGAGCCGTGCCGAGGTCGACACGGCGCGGGCACTCCTCCGCGGGGATGAGCCCGCCTCCAAGACCGCCGCCTGATGGGACAAGGCGGCACCCTGGTACTGGACAGCGAGGGGCTGTCCAAAGCCGTCCTCAACGACGATCGCGTGATGGCGCTCATCCGTGGCGCCGAGGAAGAAGACATGAGAGTGGTGGTGAGCGTCCTGACTCTCGTGGAAGCTCACCACCGCCGAGTGAACGGCGCGCGCTTCCGGTGGGTTGTGTCCCGGCTCACGGTCGAGCCGGTCACCGAGGACATCGGCCGGGGAGCGATCGATCTCC is a window of Streptomyces violaceusniger Tu 4113 DNA encoding:
- a CDS encoding ATP-binding protein, coding for MTSENALSRGTPQGQPTPAPGEFAMRFTSTPRGARLARRLVSHRLAQWGYPYDSGPNETTTLIASELAANAVRHGRVPGRDFHVRLTAPLDDAPGTIRIEVSDTRTEKRPTLTAAAPDAETGRGLYLVSRLAERWAVGPRSGGGPGKTVWAEIATEHKPGSDPGPLQRPHG
- a CDS encoding DMT family transporter, with amino-acid sequence MPVSAAVTAIGLVVMWSSGFIGAELGTREAPADTLLMWRFLAAAAILGGAWALFRRRRLRPRALAEQAAIGALSQGGYLGGIVWAVGLGVPSGTAALIAALQPLAAGALAGRLLGETVSPRQWAGLTIGLGGVALVVQGDLSAGPTAAPTWAYGLPFAAMAALLAASFLERRARAPLAPVDAIPLHCLVSAVLFTGVALVGGHAAPPTGGGFWAAVAWTVLLSTVGGYGFYWLSLRRNGVTGTSALIYLTPPTTLVWAYAMFGDAPGWTALAGMAVCVIGVTAATVRRRPDRSARLAEEPVRDRAVPRVPAEWAE
- a CDS encoding TerD family protein, whose product is MTPGSNLPLSVARVAVDVTAPVRLDVSGLLLTANGKVRSDDDFVFYNQPAGPGVTHRAGAAGAGDTITVDTAAVPADIEKIVVTASLDAAGATFAGTEPTATVRGADDGAVIASFTPPQLGNETALVIVEVYRRNGAWKVRAVGQGYANGLAGIATDFGVSVEEPAAPAAPAAQAPAPPSGPPAGFQPPPPMPTAPPAAAPAAPPAAAPAPATGKINLDKGRVSLQKNQTVSLVKGGRPLLSSVRMGLGWEPAFRGKDIDLDASVIAFGVDRKKIDACFFGKLAILNGAIQHSGDNLTGEGGGDDESITVHLGGLPPEVTALVFTVNSFSGQKFTDVAKAYCRLLDAQSGEELVRFDLTHAEPRTGVMMAKLIKQFSGEWEMTAMGEYVDSRTVRGMAKPAGKAL
- a CDS encoding TetR/AcrR family transcriptional regulator is translated as MEAPTGVLTPAARRILDAAAELFYGQGINAVGVDLIAKRSGVTKKTLYDRFGSKEALVAAYLRERDERWRAWLTAEVEKSPPADRALATFDALALWVARENPRGCGFVNAAAELPDAGHPARQVIADQKRWLRGYLRQLCEEAGVTAPDELADELLLLHEGATVLNGLSVVADAVGIARRLAVRALERARV
- a CDS encoding DNA-binding protein, producing the protein MGQGGTLVLDSEGLSKAVLNDDRVMALIRGAEEEDMRVVVSVLTLVEAHHRRVNGARFRWVVSRLTVEPVTEDIGRGAIDLLAEAGLHGHKYAIDAVVAATTRRAPSPQVMLTSDPEDMRMLCEGRVRIVKV